atcatcatcttcatcatcattatcatcatcatcatcatcatcatcatcatcttcatcttcatcatcttcatcatcttcatcatcatcatttacaccatatactCATTGTATGCAttagttcttcttctgcgttcgtgggctgaaactcccacgtacactcgtgtttttgcacgagtggaattttacgtgtatgaccgtttttaccccgccatttaggcagccatacgccgctttcggaggaagtaagcattagtgtaaacgttggtattgtgtgaattgtaccgtcgatcactttacatgtgtaacctcaattaacatgttgcatgtttcgcttttgatttgtatgttgcttactttgtcattttgttgtttgtgtttatttgcttgtttgcttacttgtcgattgtttgctgggtcgttcgtttaatttgtttatttgtcatgttgctttacttgtttatcatttattagacatgtgtattagaagtaaggactggttgtaagaaaaggcgtcgccttaaacctctatccttgaaaaataaagttccatcatcatcatctctctctctctctctctctctctctctctcNNNNNNNNNNNNNNNNNNNNNNNNNNNNNNNNNNNNNNNNNNNNNNNNNNNNNNNNNNNNNNNNNNNNNNNNNNNNNNNNNNNNNNNNNNNNNNNNNNNNNNNNNNNNNNNNNNNNNNNNNNNNNNNNNNNNNNNNNNNNNNNNNNNNNNNNNNNNNNNNNNNNNNNNNNNNNNNNNNNNNNNNNNNNNNNNNNNNNNNNGACGACGGGGAAGCGGCTGTAGGTCGGACAGCGCACAGGGAAAAGCGACAGAGATGCACAGCAGCAGAgtgtcaacaatcaacagcagTGACACTCACCCAATTCACCAGAACGACCCTTCGCAATCTTCGGACCACGCAGGTACAGACAACGAATACAGCTTAAACCTGGCGTAGAGGGCTAATAATTCGATGAACATAAGGtcttcataaaaaaaaacagattcgtactgcatttgattttttttttcccaaacacACTCCTATTATATAGGTTCTGGATAGCGGGCATATTGGTTATGTTCATACGAGTAAGTTATGTCGAAACAAACCATAAAGCGTGCAAATAAAAGCTTTCATGCATTGTTTTGACGATCGTAAAACAGATTGTATCGCAGTTTGCAGGTTGAACTTATGAGTCGATGCGACCTTTGAAAGTGGCGAGGTTATATACAGAAATGGGTCATGGTCGGAATAGAAGGGTCTGGCTACCATTTAAAACTAGGTCATAAGTCATTGTTCATTCAACATTTTAAGAGTCCTCATTCATgttgctttcttgtccttgttAAGGCGGCTGGGCAGGTCATTGTGCTCAGGGCAAATATATAACCTACTAGGCAATATCGCGCTGGAGTTTCTCACCAAAATAACAGAGATAAAGAAGGAAAGTCATGGGATATAAACAGATACACAGAGACTTAAAACACATATATATTGTATAAATAGTCAATACATAAAGCTTCTTGCCAAGAGGGTTCTGCAACTTAATGATTAGCCTAGTATCATATTTCAGACAAGTCCAGGGGCGATGTCTACGCAGTCGTGAAGCCTAAATCAAAACGTGCAAAATACGTCATGTACGAAAACGTCACTGTCAATGGATCACCCAAACTGTCACAAGAATCAAACGCTGCTTCATCCAGTACGACTGTTGAACAAAACGGCGCCATGAAGACGAACACAACTCACGAGAGAGAAGGGAAACCACCCGTAGCACCCAAACCAACCCAAGGGAGATTATCCAGGGCAGGAACGAAAACTCCGCACGAACATTCGCCGAATGACGAGGAGGACTTCAAAATGTCGGACTTGATTTATGCAAATGAGGAGCTGCACGTCAATATCAATCCGACAGGGATCCGTGTGGACAAGTTGCAGCAAACTGTGGTCAACAAACTGCGGGACGGGTCGCTGGAAGAAGAGTTTatggtaaaataaaaaaaactgcgTGTTTTGGGTTTATTATCATATAGCAATGGATTTATTGAaagtgctttttgtttgtttgtttgtttgtttgcttaacgcccagccgaccacgaagggccatatcagggcggtgctgctttgacatttaacgtgcgccacacacaagacagaagtcgcagcacaggcttcatgtctcacccagtcacattattctgacaccggaccaaccagtcctaacactaaccccataatgccagacgccaggcggagcagccactagattgccaattttaaagtcttaggtatgacccggacggggttcgaacccacgacctcccgatcacggggcggacgccttaccactaggccaaccgtgccggtatattgAAAGTGCATAAACAAATGTGTATAGCTGAGCGCAAAACGAAACTTGTGTTGGTCGTTTACAAAGACTATTTGAATCAGCCAGAAGTTGTTACAACATGCATGATGATGAACATGCCCTGCTGTTCTCTGGGTGCACTCTTAGATTTAAAGTTCGTTAGTTTATCTTTGATATTTGTTAAGGCAGTTTGTGTGTCATGACTTCTTAAGATTGTTTTGTATCATGTATTGTCAACAACTAGTTTTCGTTCCATGTTACACAAAATGACATTGCTGAAGAATCCCAATAGATTATCATTTTGGTAAAGATGAACACTGTGTGCTCATTATGACGACTTCATGGTATTACAGCTATCTATAGAGCTTACTCTGTATTTATTCCAGCGCATACTCCCGACAAAGGCCTTTACACTGAAGAACGGTGGGAGAAAGGAAAACTACCACAAGAACCGTTACAAAAGCCTTCTACCCTGTGAGTGTTTGGGACAATTTTAAAaacattgtttgttgtttgtttgtgttttttaattctgttttaACCTCACTTGTCTTACCATGTGTTAATTTAGTTAAAAGCTTACTGCTAACTTTATAAATCACACACCATGTGCAAAACAATCCGCAGCACACATGGGAAATACGTGTGTGTACTACTTTTCCAAGTATAGTACTATATCATGTCACACTGTGTTCAAAGCTATTTACAGAAACGGAAGTCATCGGGGGaacattttaattttaaatCAAAAAGACAGTAAACAGTATTGAGAACTGGACCGTGAATAAAAATAGTCCAATACAATAACCAGTGGTCGTGTGTGTACAGACGACAAGAACCGGGTGGAGCTGGAACAGGTGGATGGGGACGACTCCTCGGACTACGTCAGCGCCAGCTTTGTCAGGGTGAGTGTTCTGTCAGCACCAGTTGCACGTGCTACATCAGCTGATGTTGTCGTCATTGTTGTTTACATTGCTGTTGCCATTCGTGTCTTTATTGTTGCTATTCTTACTCGTGCCATCATCATCGTCGCTGTTGTTGTCTGTATTGTTTTGTAGTTGTtagtgttgattgtgttgtgttgttgttgctgtatcaGTCGTGGTAGGTTACGTTCAAAGTTGTTTCTgcttttgcttttgttgttgttgttgttgttgttgttgctgttgttgttgttgttgttgttgttgctgttgtcgcaATTGCatgtgatgttgttgttgttgttgtcgcaattgcatgtgttgttgttgttgttgttgttgttgttgttgtcgcaattgcatgtgttgttgttgttgttgttgttgtcgcaattacaggtgttgttgttgttgttgttgttgttgttgttgtcgcaatgacatgtgttgttgttggtgttgttgttgttgttggtgttgttgttggtgttgttgttgagaatTCAGGAGGACAAGTAGGAGGATGAGTTGCATTGATCTGCATCCTCCCCAAAACGTCTGTTACCTAGCAACAGCTCTATTCAGGTGTTGCACCAGCATTGTTTGGCATTATCCAGTTTCTGCTCAGCCAATTACTGTATTATCAATGTTGAAACCGATCACAGGGATACAAAAAAACCAGAGCGTACATCGCCGCCCAAGGCCCGATAGACAAGACAGTGGATGACTTCTGGTGGATGGTATGGCAGGAGGGGGTCACTGACCTCGTCATGCTCACCAACCTcaaggagggaaagaaggtaTTGTAACACAAGAGTCTCGGTCATGATAGAAAAGTGTCGTAATCCATCAGCAGTAAAGTTGAGGACATGCAGCACTAACTAAAGCTGGAGATTGGGGCGTATGGTATGGCAGGAGGAGATCACTCACATCATCATTATTGTAGTGATTTAACTACATGTCAAGTGGGCCATTGTATGAAGAATGGCCCAACAGAAGAAAACGAGGTACTTTACGTCAAATAGTTCAGAGGAACCGCGTACTCATATATGGATGCTTGGGCTAGTATTGCGTTTTGATGGTTTTGACGGTGAAGTGATTGTTCGATGCGAGTATGTATTGTAGTATTGTGTAGCCTAAATATTGAAAGAAAAATAACCGGCCCAGACAGTGATTTGTGGTATGAATATTTttggcgaaaatattttattgtcacaattcgcggatgataccagtctgtttcttgatggtacagagcaatcaTTTTGCGAAAGTATTGAAGTGTTGCAACATTTTGAGTCATTGTCAGGTGTGAGACTGAATTATGATAAAAGAATTGTAGTTtggttaggacctttaaagttttccaaaagaagatttttgtcTAATATGTATTTTACCTGGAACACGGATAATATCTAAGCACTTGGTGTTATTTTTTTCAGTAAATATACATGATGTGGTTTTTCTTAATTatagaaataagttaaaggaaattcaaaaacgtttgaattcatggaccagaagAAACCTAACACCATTTGGTAAGATAAGTCTTGAAAACATTGGCCATTTCCAAACTGACACACTTGTTTACGAATTTATCTGATCCAGATGAACAGTTTATGATAGAGTTAAATGCGATAtgtttcaaatttctttgggatgaaaaaagagataaaatcAAAATTACGGTCACCCAACCTTATGAAGATAGAGGATTAaaagatggttgacgtgaaatgttTTCTCTAAAAATTGTTTGATTAAAAAGGGTTGTTGATCTTACTagattaatatcaagattattgtttaaagcatgtccatTTGTAataacaattaatatgagaggaggagattttgcaaatgttttgaccgatgtatttaaacattataagaaattaCATGGAAAATGTAACCCTACAACCTTcaacgattttgtatcagagtgtatacattataatgttaatattagcagagataaaaagacattGTATATTAAACAATGGATTGACAATGGAATTGTgcagattggtcatattttggggaCAAAATGGATATGTATCTTATAATGCGTTCAAAATaaaatatccaaatgtgcgagtagattttgtattgtatgaAGATGTAATtcaggctgttaaaaaatatcagaaaaaaaatcggtttagaatttgataaacattttattatgacagagcccattgtgtggaaatgtatttgtcaATGTAAGACACAATTTATTTACCAACAACTGACTGAACATGTTACGGTCTCAAAATGTAttgaaaaatggtctgaatccgttaactgtttgttagataagaaggttattttttaacatgtctttaaaacaacaaaggatacctgtctgagatggttccagtaccgattatcgtacagaattttgccgacagaacggtttctatttttgcgaaaaattatggatacgtcattgtgtacattttgcggtagagatgaagaaacccttatacatatgttttgggagtgtgataaagtgcagactttttggatagaatttgtacaTTGGTTAAAgacgaactgcacccattgtgacaataTAACACTGTCCAAAGAACTGGTTCTATttggagtggcgaacaatgtagtcaacGATAAAGtttttgatgtgttagtaatTTGTGCCAAACATCacatatatttccaaaatgaacaaaaagatccCTCATTTTtagacatttagtagaaattttaagcaaagatttatttgggAAAAGTACAACGCAGCTATACATATTAATCTAGAtacattttacaaggattggcgcttgTATAAattatgcatgttttgatgtaacccttaggttttgtttcctttatatatttttgatactgcgaccaccaagccatgaccaccccccccacccccaccccctgtgtgTTGTAAGTGTCCTCTTGTCTAtgtgatgtaatgtaatgtacaGCCTATACAAAACAAATccaaaaaagagaataaaaaaacaaaaaaaaaacggcCAAGACAGACGAACTGAGGAGAGTATTTTGGAGGTTGATAGCGGGACGTCTAAGTATTATGTTGTGTTGTGCAGACCATTTAGTGTAATAATCAACAGCGGTTTAAAACATGTGTACAGTAAGTGTCCAGCCCAAGTGCTACGAGCTAGTATTCTAAAACCCAGAAAGACAGACTGAGATGAGGCCAATATATGGAGATGACATTGTATTGTGTGTTATGTTGTCCAGCCAAAGTAATACGAGCCAGTATATTATCGTACCCAGAAATACAGGCTGAAATGAGGCCACTAGATATGGAGATGACTGTCTATTGCGTGCTGTTTTCTGTTGTCCAGTCCAAGTGCTCCGAGTACTGGCCGGCCCAGGGAGACAGACTGACCACTGGACACATGGAGGTGACAGGGGTCGAGGAGGAGACCAGAGCTCACTTCGTCATCAGGACCTTTGACCTCAAACAGGAAGAGgtcagttttgtttgtgaagGAGTGTGGGGTGAGGCGAGGAGGCGAAtgttaggagggggggggggggagactgacagacagaacagTTGATGAGGAAATGGTCATGAGTTTGATCAACCTCCTGTACattatttgtatttgtatttatGTTGCATCACAATTTCTATCATAGGACAGTGCTAGAATGCCCAACGCTCGTTCGTTATATAACATGCTTTCAACAAAACATAATATGaatttgtttctctgtttattCTGTAGGGTTGTGAGAAGCGGCGTGTGAAGCAGTACCACTACCAGAGCTGGATGGACCATGAGGTGCCCGCTACCACGCCCCTTGTCAATTTCTGGCATTACGTCAGGTCACGTGCTCCACGCACAGCTCAAGCCCCGCCCCTTCTTGTTCACTGCAGGTAATTCAGTTTTCATAACAGTGCGGTCTTAATCACCAGAGGATTTCAAGTCGTGTAATGAAGGAGCGATCGTCTCAAAAGGTGGCGAGCAtactaaatgtttttgtgaatttTACCGATAACCATAATATCTTAACTGCATGGTATCTTAAAAATGCGCTTTATTCTGGTTGTTTAACAATGACTTTTTTTTAGATGTGTTCTCCTTCATCTTCCCTTTTTTCTTCAaacgttttttttttcgtctCTGGTGATGGATTTTATGTATAAATGTTGAattatgtatatgtgtgtttgtgttttattcCAGCGCTGGAGTTGGCAGAACTGGAACCTTCATAGCGTTGGACATCGTGATTGATCATGCGCAACAGGAAGCGGAAGTAAACATTCCACAGCACTGTGAACAAGCTGAGGGATGACCGTTGTCACATGGTGCAAAGAAAGGTAAACGTTTCGGCAAAACCTTGGACAGTTCGGAACTGATTTTGTATCGAAATTAATTATTAAGTGTTGTCATGTTTTCTGTAAATATAATAAAATACAACCTTGGTCCAAAACCAAGCAAGCATATATGCACACATGATACCGTTACGAGTTTTGTGTTCAGGGTCAGTACGCGTTTCTTCACGAGGCAGTGGTGGAGGCCTACATGAGTGGAGACAGCAGGATACAGATGTCAGACATGGACACCGTCCTCCCACACACAGTCACCCATCACACGCCTAGCGACAGGATTGACAACGAGTTTGAGGTAGGCCATTCAATGGCACCTAAATGTCTTCGCAACAGCTAATTTTAGTACTTATATTGTCTGGAGATTCGCTCGTCTATTGCATGCATGCTGAACATTTTACAAGTATTGAAGAAATGACATGGTTGCACGTCATTTTAGCATTGCGCTTATAAACCCGTTGTGCGTCTTTCCAcgattttctttgttttaattACAGAGTGTTCCGTTCCAGTTTGGTCAAATAAAACATCAATTATTGCACACATGCATTTCCTTAATCTGATTTTAATGCATGATCATTCTCGTAAATGCTTATTGTATTTATTATGACTGCTTATCGGCTTGCAATAACAGGGGATATTGTTGGCAGACAGCTTCATTTTGAAATCGTAGATCCTTAAAAACTATATTTTCACTTACATCTGGGTGAAAGTTTCTCATGAAAATATCAGGTGGAATAGAGTGTCTGTCATATATATCCATGTTGTAAGAAGGTAGAGGGGTAGGTAGAACAAGTGACTCACATTTTAGTTTAAAGAACAACATATAGTTTATCATAATAGCAATCAGTCTATCTGCAAACTGCCTCTATGAAACCTAAATATGCATGTCAGACCAGTTCACCAgtcaaaagcttcttttttttaaatcataatTAGAAGGACAGACATTTTGGATGTGTTTTATAATGATaatttttgctttctttcaGACACTTTGCAAGATTCGTAATTCTCTGACAACGCCTACATACACCACTGCCAACCTGAAAGAGAACCGTGGCAAAAACCGCAATGCCAATGCCCTACCAAGTAAGAATGACAGCATTCTTTTGTACTTAGTAGTAATGATTTTTAAAGTATGCACACGTCTTTTCAGGGCAAAAAACCATTTGATTCCAGTTGTCAGagtcagaaaaaaaataaaaattttagtttgtgtgtgtgtgtgtttgttacagAGAAGAAGACTTATGCTGACTCGATCGCGCGTAATCCCGGCCCCTGTGTtctcaagaaaaaaacacgttgttgttgttgttgttgctgttgttgtcatTGCTGTTTGTGTTGTAGGTGTTGCCAtgggtgctgttgttgttattgtccgTGTTCTTTTTCCAGGCAAGTGTGAGTGCTTAACATACCAGAATAGCTTATGTTTTATGTTGGTTGCGTTACGTAAACGCAAGTTTCAATTACACACATGTGATTTGTGTGCATGTTTCAGACGACCAGCACCTGGTGTATCTCACCAAGCACGTGAAGGGCAGGAAccagtacatcaacgctgtctACATGGCGGTAGGTGTTTGCCTAGATTTATATTGACAAACAAACCATGCTAACTGTGGTTAGCTACTTTGTTGCAATACAGGCATTTAATTgcattttaaaatgttttatGAAACATTCCGTGTCCATTACACACATCACAAATCATTCAAATGGGGATGAGTTTCTATCTCAGTAAACTATGTAACGTACGTATCATGTAAATCACCCTAATGAATCGAGAGGTAGAGACCATTTCCACAGAATGTGGGTTGGCTTGCAGAAGAAATATGTCAGTTGCAATTCAACTAACATACGCACATaaacaaagaacaagaacaagaacaagaacaagaagaaataaatcaGATGCAACAATCATGACGACTCCATTTAAGAAGTATGTTGTTCTGAAACAATGTCCAGTGCCTTTTCTCTGCACAGACATTCCTACAACAACGAGGCAGCATCATGACACAACTTCCGCTGCCGGACACCCTGGTTGACATGTGGAGACTGGTGGACGGATGTGACGTCAACACCATCGTCAGCATCGGTGACATAAAACGAAAGAAGGTGTTGTGTCCCTTTATTGGAGTTTGATTTTGAATTGTGTCTGCATACTCAAGATTAGAGGTAATGATTTATGCTATAGTCAGTGCCCTGAAACCATGCTTGTGGCTAAAGCAAAGCAGTTGTTTTTCAAATCAGCATACTCACCAAGTTTATCAAAATAATAAAATGAGTATTTGACGTTCACGCAAATGTTGTCCTAAAAAGTGTCTCATGTCCAAAGCAAACAATATGAatcctgagaaaaaaaagggtttGACTTTTGTTAGTCAACCATCAGCAGTTACAAGTTCAAAACTCATGATATGTTGACGTTCCCACTTTTTCCCATGATTGAAACAAACTGTGCATTTTAGTGTGACCCTCATTTTGAATAAACACATTTATAATGATAGTTCTACATGTTATATATGTACCAATAGGCAATCTTTGTTTTTAGATATAGGATATGTGTTGCCCTGGCCGAAAAGCCGTAGAGTTTTCAATGCACACACATAATACATTTCATGACGTGTGTTCAGATCTGGCTTTGGCCAAAATAGGTACGATCTTCAATGCACACGAATGGTGAATTCGCTGATGTGTACTAAGATCCAATTTGCTGTATGTTACAGAATATGTGTCACTACTGGCCCCAAAAGGTTGAGTCACCAATAACAACCGGCCCCTACACCATCAGCCTCCAGTCTGTGGCTAAACTGGGAGACACTCTCTGTGCCTACACTCTCACCATGAGAACAGATGTGAGTATATATATTATCTCTagtttggtgggtttttttctccattctCTCAGATTTATTAAGATGTAGATATTTCCCACACATTCAGGTCAGTAACATATGGACATTGTGACTGAAAGAATCACCAGCCTCCTTGCTCTCAAGTTTTATTGTGAACACGTATTTAAGCTCAGTACTATTCGTTTAGCTCGCTGAAGTTGGTTTATATTTAAacacggacagagacaaactgtgtttgtggaatgtcCAGTCGTTTTAAACAATTTACTTTCCATTTATTTAAACCCAGTCTGGCCGTGGGGTTCTCTGGGACAATATTCAACATATAACCCTTATTGGAAGTACCATTCGGCAAAAGTAAATGCTAAAGTGGGTTTAATCTGTCAGTAAAAACAACTCATGGTATTTGTGTTGGAAAATGAACACTGTTGTGAGCAGTCAATCTAATGTAAACTTGCATTGCATTGTACAGACCACCAGCAGAGAAGTGAGAGTGCTGCATTACGCGGGGTGGACAGGACAGGTGGCAGACAACATGGCGGACCTGCTTCACCTTCTGACCTCTCTGCACACGTCACACCACGACAGGGGAGGCAAGCCTGTCATCGTGCAGTGCATGTGAGTTCCTTAACATGTTCCTGGTTTGTTCCCTTGCTTCCTCTTCTGGTTTGTTTTATGCatattgattggttggttttgCTTGGTTCGGTCATAgatttggttttggttttggtttggTTTAGTGTTAGATCCTTGTTTTGTTACCTTTACCGCTGAAAATATTTGCTTCTCCTTTACATTGAAAAAAGCATAGTCCCATGTACCGTGCAAGTAGGATGACCATACAAATTGCAAAGCATTATACATGAATAATTACATCAAACATTATATTAAAATGTTGCTAACCTATCTGCAGTGACGGAGCGTCCCAGAGCGGCGTGGTGTGTGCACTGTGGGACGTCATCAGCCGAATGACGTGTGACGCAGAGCTTGACGTGTACATGGCCGTTAGACAGCTGCACACTGTCAGACCTGAGGCCCTCACCTCTGTGGTCAGTTGATGAACAGTGTGTgtgatcagtgtgtgtgcagggggaGGGAATAGTGGAAGAGGGGTGAGGGTTGGAATTTGGAAGTACACACTATGTTCAGTTGCATGAGATTCGATAAGGAGTGAGTATgaactggtgtgtgtgtgtgtgt
The sequence above is a segment of the Littorina saxatilis isolate snail1 linkage group LG3, US_GU_Lsax_2.0, whole genome shotgun sequence genome. Coding sequences within it:
- the LOC138961189 gene encoding receptor-type tyrosine-protein phosphatase epsilon-like; the protein is MVQRKGQYAFLHEAVVEAYMSGDSRIQMSDMDTVLPHTVTHHTPSDRIDNEFETLCKIRNSLTTPTYTTANLKENRGKNRNANALPNDQHLVYLTKHVKGRNQYINAVYMATFLQQRGSIMTQLPLPDTLVDMWRLVDGCDVNTIVSIGDIKRKKNMCHYWPQKVESPITTGPYTISLQSVAKLGDTLCAYTLTMRTDTTSREVRVLHYAGWTGQVADNMADLLHLLTSLHTSHHDRGGKPVIVQCIDGASQSGVVCALWDVISRMTCDAELDVYMAVRQLHTVRPEALTSVEQYRFCYAVAQLFKNSENIYANT